The Candidatus Zixiibacteriota bacterium genome has a window encoding:
- a CDS encoding short-chain dehydrogenase, with amino-acid sequence MSHVLVVGGTGMLRKVVLHFARQGCWVSVVARTSESMTQLLAESRAATGQIDPIIVDYSNESALRLALADAVAARGPFRLAVIWIHSDSPRALVVVAETLGAQGSECNLFHIMGSCAADPSKHADQSALLFAGRTRLTYHSIVLGFKTDGVRSRWLTDEEICDGVIHAIETDAAEHVVGTVRPWSKRPS; translated from the coding sequence ATGTCGCACGTGCTAGTCGTCGGGGGAACCGGAATGCTCCGCAAGGTAGTGCTGCACTTCGCAAGACAGGGGTGCTGGGTATCAGTTGTGGCCAGGACCAGTGAGTCAATGACGCAACTCTTAGCTGAGTCACGCGCGGCCACTGGACAGATTGATCCGATTATCGTGGACTACTCGAACGAATCGGCGCTCCGACTCGCGTTAGCAGATGCGGTAGCGGCCCGCGGACCGTTTCGGTTGGCCGTGATCTGGATTCACTCGGATTCGCCGAGGGCACTGGTCGTCGTTGCCGAAACACTGGGAGCGCAGGGGTCGGAGTGTAACCTCTTTCACATTATGGGGAGCTGTGCTGCCGACCCCTCGAAACATGCCGATCAGTCAGCGCTTCTGTTTGCCGGAAGGACCAGACTGACATATCATTCCATAGTCCTCGGTTTCAAGACCGATGGCGTGAGGTCACGCTGGTTAACCGATGAGGAAATATGCGACGGAGTGATTCATGCAATTGAGACGGATGCGGCGGAACATGTTGTGGGGACGGTCCGGCCATGGTCGAAAAGGCCGTCGTAG
- the otsB gene encoding trehalose-phosphatase produces MKGTTSAIWGFDFDGTLSPLVPDRSAARLDPECRRLLMALAADPRQAVAIISSRTLDDLAARVQIPELLLAGSSGLEWRIPGGHRLRPNQRVEERLHRQRQLIVPDLRSVENIPGVELEDKSWSASIHFRSVTADDRVGLARSIEDLVSKHGISVHYGPEVAELQFLPDMSKEMAIQTLAQLFKGENGGRSLVYAGDDQNDACAMRWVLQRKGTAYIVGNRVSVPGAIRVEDPPGLARALRKCLGERE; encoded by the coding sequence ATGAAAGGTACCACATCAGCCATCTGGGGATTTGATTTCGATGGCACGCTGTCCCCTTTGGTGCCGGACCGTTCGGCAGCCCGTCTGGACCCGGAATGTCGCCGGCTTCTGATGGCACTCGCGGCCGACCCTCGCCAGGCAGTGGCGATCATTTCAAGTCGGACGCTCGACGATCTGGCGGCACGCGTTCAGATCCCGGAACTCCTGCTGGCCGGTTCGAGCGGACTGGAGTGGCGGATCCCCGGCGGTCATCGTCTGAGACCGAACCAGCGGGTCGAAGAGAGGCTCCACCGCCAACGCCAGTTGATCGTGCCGGATCTGCGCTCTGTTGAGAACATTCCCGGAGTGGAATTAGAAGACAAGAGCTGGTCAGCCTCGATCCATTTCCGCAGTGTCACGGCTGACGACCGCGTGGGACTGGCGAGGTCCATTGAGGACCTGGTCTCTAAACATGGCATATCGGTGCACTATGGACCGGAAGTAGCCGAGCTGCAGTTCCTGCCGGATATGAGCAAAGAAATGGCGATCCAGACGCTGGCCCAGCTATTCAAGGGAGAGAACGGGGGACGTTCCCTCGTGTATGCTGGGGACGACCAAAACGATGCCTGTGCCATGCGGTGGGTGCTGCAGCGAAAAGGAACGGCGTATATCGTGGGAAATCGTGTTTCGGTGCCGGGAGCGATCCGTGTTGAGGATCCGCCCGGCTTGGCGCGGGCGCTCCGGAAATGTCTGGGCGAGCGGGAATGA
- a CDS encoding DUF3592 domain-containing protein has protein sequence MIGLVFLGLAGIVGLLAAIGARRWLVNLRPVTLVFGILLLVAGPVLTYTESRTLTVFMSHRSWPTTEGEVVSSRVIGTRAFRPDIVYQYAVNGVVYTDSTTLETPPFGGRNSKYNVAETLAKEYPPGRPVTVHYDPLNPARSGLRVGPTWDVYGKLGLGGLLFGFGVFWVVGYGAGRMKKGN, from the coding sequence ATGATCGGGCTTGTGTTTCTGGGATTGGCTGGGATAGTCGGACTGTTGGCCGCAATTGGTGCCCGTCGATGGCTCGTTAACCTTCGTCCTGTGACCCTCGTGTTCGGAATACTGTTGCTCGTCGCGGGGCCGGTTCTGACATACACCGAATCGCGGACACTCACGGTCTTCATGTCCCATCGGTCTTGGCCCACTACTGAGGGGGAAGTGGTATCATCGCGTGTTATCGGGACCCGTGCCTTTCGACCCGATATCGTGTACCAATACGCGGTGAACGGAGTGGTATACACGGACAGCACGACTCTTGAGACGCCCCCGTTCGGCGGTCGCAACAGCAAGTACAACGTGGCGGAGACATTGGCGAAGGAGTATCCACCAGGACGCCCTGTGACTGTGCATTATGACCCATTGAATCCCGCTCGATCGGGCCTCCGTGTTGGTCCGACCTGGGACGTCTACGGCAAACTCGGTCTTGGCGGATTGCTGTTTGGCTTCGGAGTGTTTTGGGTGGTGGGGTATGGAGCGGGACGAATGAAGAAGGGAAATTAG
- a CDS encoding cation:proton antiporter — MRELISQWITPDVGYIALVFVIFVIPRYLQRFRLPSAVSSFALGVVSAALGWFEHDQTIHLLSTLGIVSLFLFAGLEINIADLQANARILTQHLVILSVTLALGAAALAIWLGVPRREALLVALALATPSTGFILDSLDSFGLSAEERQWVKTKAIASELLALCAMFVVLQTLTLSLFLASVGIMLVLVFIVPVVFRIFARLIIPYAPKSEFAFLIMFATVCAFITRKLGVYYLVGAFLVGLAARQFREQLPAVASRKVLDSLEVFASFFVPFYFFYAGSKVAVQGFTLDTVLMAVLFLAVAIPFRLGSVLLHRRLALREGFKDSIRIGVPMLPTLVFTLVIAEILQERFAVNHAIVAALSIYAVGSALVVSFAFKKSEPEYAEDPLRVLERPASE, encoded by the coding sequence ATGCGCGAACTGATTTCCCAATGGATCACTCCCGACGTGGGCTACATAGCCCTCGTCTTCGTGATCTTCGTCATTCCCCGGTATCTTCAGCGCTTTCGACTCCCCTCGGCCGTCAGCAGTTTTGCGCTCGGCGTGGTATCCGCCGCACTCGGCTGGTTCGAACACGATCAGACTATTCATTTGCTCTCGACGCTGGGGATAGTGTCACTTTTCCTTTTCGCGGGGCTGGAAATCAACATCGCCGATCTGCAGGCCAATGCCCGTATCCTGACACAGCATCTGGTCATCCTGTCTGTAACGCTGGCGCTAGGAGCGGCCGCGCTCGCAATCTGGCTGGGGGTCCCGCGACGCGAAGCGCTGCTGGTCGCGCTGGCACTCGCCACACCCTCCACCGGTTTCATCCTTGATTCGCTCGATTCGTTCGGACTTTCGGCCGAGGAACGGCAGTGGGTCAAGACGAAGGCAATAGCCAGTGAATTACTGGCGCTGTGCGCCATGTTCGTAGTGCTGCAAACGCTGACCCTCTCCTTGTTTCTCGCATCGGTGGGTATCATGCTGGTACTGGTGTTTATCGTGCCGGTTGTGTTTCGCATCTTTGCCCGCCTGATCATTCCATATGCCCCCAAGTCGGAGTTCGCCTTCCTGATCATGTTCGCCACGGTCTGCGCTTTCATAACCCGCAAGCTGGGTGTTTATTATTTGGTAGGGGCTTTTCTGGTCGGTCTGGCAGCGCGTCAGTTCCGCGAACAACTTCCTGCTGTGGCTTCGCGCAAGGTTCTCGATTCACTCGAAGTGTTCGCGTCGTTCTTCGTACCATTCTATTTCTTCTACGCCGGCTCGAAAGTGGCAGTGCAGGGTTTTACGCTCGACACAGTGCTGATGGCGGTGTTGTTTCTGGCCGTGGCGATTCCGTTCCGGCTCGGCTCGGTCCTGCTTCATCGTCGCCTGGCGCTTCGCGAGGGATTCAAAGACAGCATTCGCATCGGGGTTCCCATGCTTCCAACCCTGGTCTTTACCCTGGTCATTGCGGAGATCCTGCAGGAACGGTTTGCGGTCAATCACGCTATCGTTGCAGCCCTGTCCATATACGCTGTCGGAAGCGCCCTCGTTGTCTCGTTTGCCTTTAAGAAGTCCGAGCCCGAGTATGCCGAGGACCCACTTCGCGTGCTGGAACGCCCCGCGTCGGAGTAA
- the ggt gene encoding gamma-glutamyltransferase: MQLRRMRRNMLWGRSGHGRKGRRRPSLKTPGIRYSIAFPIAALACLLCFAQFVRADTTQYRQGALATASPIATDIGVRTFKDGGNAFDVAVAVGIALAVCYPQAGNIGGGGFAVLRDGKTGRIESLDFREVAPGNATEQMYLNSAGDVIENLSTLGAKAAGVPGTVAGLYELWHKYATLPWKNLLAPAIALADTGFIVDDALAESLAEEESGLGSFPETKSIFFPNDRPHATGDRFVQKDLAGTLRLIAASGPTVFYSGSVADKIVACMQNHGGLITHEDLKAYHPKWREPVRFRFDGLDIYSMAPPSSGGIIVGQILKLLEPYDLSLFTSSSPEYIHLFCEAARLAYADRATHLGDPDFYYVPTGLLDSGYLSARRTLIDTIRATPSRQVLPGEPADRESTQTTHFSIADSTGNMVAITYTLNTSYGSKLVVAGAGFLLNNEMDDFSIKPGVPNVYGLVGGEANKVAPNKHMLSSMSPTVVLKDSKPYLILGTPGGSKIITTVAEAILVCVRFGRPLDEAAAMPRFHHQWLPDRLYLEEASFAPGIKEALEQKGHTVEKIPAWCDIQMVAIDSLGVMTAVSDPRRNGEAGGF, translated from the coding sequence ATGCAATTGAGACGGATGCGGCGGAACATGTTGTGGGGACGGTCCGGCCATGGTCGAAAAGGCCGTCGTAGGCCGAGTCTAAAAACTCCCGGAATCCGCTATTCGATAGCGTTCCCGATTGCCGCACTTGCCTGTCTGCTCTGCTTTGCGCAGTTTGTCCGGGCTGACACCACGCAGTATCGCCAGGGCGCGCTCGCGACGGCTTCGCCTATTGCTACTGATATTGGAGTCCGGACATTCAAAGACGGTGGGAATGCCTTCGACGTTGCCGTGGCGGTAGGGATTGCCCTGGCGGTATGCTATCCGCAGGCTGGGAATATCGGTGGCGGCGGGTTCGCGGTCCTGCGCGATGGCAAAACGGGCCGGATTGAGTCGCTTGATTTTCGTGAGGTCGCCCCGGGGAACGCTACCGAACAGATGTATCTGAACAGTGCCGGAGACGTAATCGAGAATCTCTCGACACTGGGGGCCAAAGCGGCCGGTGTGCCGGGCACGGTGGCCGGGTTGTATGAACTCTGGCACAAGTATGCGACTTTACCCTGGAAGAATCTGCTCGCGCCGGCCATCGCGCTGGCTGACACCGGATTCATTGTGGATGATGCTCTGGCGGAATCACTTGCCGAAGAGGAGTCCGGTCTCGGGAGTTTCCCCGAAACGAAATCGATCTTCTTTCCGAATGATAGACCGCATGCAACCGGCGACAGGTTTGTCCAAAAGGATCTGGCGGGCACGCTTCGCCTGATTGCCGCCTCCGGACCGACCGTGTTCTATTCTGGCTCGGTGGCCGATAAGATCGTGGCCTGCATGCAGAATCACGGTGGGTTGATCACTCATGAGGATTTGAAAGCGTATCATCCGAAGTGGCGTGAACCGGTTCGTTTCCGGTTCGATGGTCTCGATATCTACTCTATGGCGCCTCCCAGTTCCGGCGGGATTATTGTCGGCCAGATCCTCAAGCTGCTCGAACCGTATGACCTTTCGCTCTTCACGTCGAGTTCACCCGAATACATTCATCTGTTCTGTGAAGCTGCTCGGCTGGCGTACGCCGACCGCGCCACCCACCTTGGGGATCCGGACTTCTATTATGTCCCGACCGGACTGCTCGACAGTGGTTATTTGAGTGCGAGACGAACGCTAATCGATACGATTAGAGCCACTCCGTCCAGACAGGTCCTGCCGGGCGAACCAGCCGATCGCGAATCAACGCAGACGACGCATTTCTCGATCGCCGACAGCACCGGCAACATGGTGGCGATCACCTACACGCTCAACACAAGTTATGGCTCGAAGTTAGTGGTGGCCGGGGCGGGGTTCCTTCTGAACAACGAAATGGATGACTTCTCCATCAAACCGGGTGTTCCCAATGTGTACGGTCTGGTAGGGGGAGAAGCGAATAAGGTCGCGCCCAACAAACACATGCTGTCGTCGATGTCTCCCACGGTCGTACTCAAAGACAGCAAGCCATATTTGATACTCGGTACACCGGGCGGCTCGAAGATTATCACTACGGTTGCCGAGGCCATTCTGGTCTGTGTCCGGTTCGGTCGTCCGCTCGATGAAGCGGCAGCCATGCCCCGTTTCCATCACCAGTGGCTGCCGGACAGGCTGTATCTCGAAGAAGCCAGTTTCGCACCGGGCATCAAAGAAGCGCTCGAGCAGAAGGGCCACACTGTCGAGAAGATCCCGGCGTGGTGCGACATTCAGATGGTGGCGATCGATTCTTTGGGCGTTATGACAGCCGTTTCGGATCCGAGAAGAAACGGTGAGGCTGGGGGGTTCTAA
- a CDS encoding DUF5752 family protein: MTPFTIMDCALLTRMSGLPPAFNLREFRDRIAACGQETLYHHFCESSLRASFDNPEYRNDFAVWAKQSIGDRVLAERLGILDPYEFENMEELRAVVHEILDERLAELSPWVPTARPGNEMFFMQATTVAFDTGQRIAHPSQLAQSIRDMTIGSIHYHFLEGLRRPPLHEDDFTAWLKDYPGDWSAYTGAIGSIDFYFHTLAGLREVLSQTLDAIGIVP, translated from the coding sequence ATGACTCCGTTCACCATCATGGACTGCGCCCTGCTGACGCGGATGAGCGGCTTGCCGCCGGCTTTCAATCTGCGTGAATTCCGGGATCGTATCGCCGCCTGCGGACAGGAGACGCTGTATCATCACTTCTGCGAGTCCTCTTTGCGCGCATCGTTTGACAATCCCGAATATCGCAACGACTTTGCGGTATGGGCAAAACAGAGTATTGGGGATCGCGTGCTTGCGGAGCGATTGGGGATTCTGGACCCCTATGAGTTCGAGAATATGGAAGAGCTTCGGGCGGTCGTGCACGAGATTCTCGACGAGCGACTGGCCGAGTTGTCACCGTGGGTACCCACGGCCCGGCCCGGCAATGAAATGTTCTTTATGCAGGCGACCACGGTGGCGTTTGACACGGGCCAGCGGATTGCGCATCCGTCACAACTTGCCCAATCTATCCGTGACATGACGATCGGCAGTATTCACTATCATTTTCTCGAAGGGCTTAGGCGACCGCCGTTACATGAAGATGATTTCACGGCCTGGTTGAAAGATTACCCGGGCGACTGGTCAGCCTACACCGGCGCCATCGGCTCCATCGATTTTTACTTTCACACTTTGGCCGGACTGCGTGAAGTCCTCAGCCAGACACTGGATGCGATCGGCATAGTGCCATGA
- a CDS encoding polymer-forming cytoskeletal protein, which produces MRLSGILRFRWSFFVIAVTLLAAACVATASVFKKGDHVDIGKLDIIDDDVYAYGQRVTADGIISGDLSAFAYQVTLTGEVGQSANLFGRTVQMNGKVNGTFRGGAEMLTLAGYVNRSAVLFARDVTTDKGSVVQRDLTVFGDRIELAGTVTGNVYASGEIVQITGVLTGDVKLRASKIIISPPATIGGNLTYISEKPAQIDTTGGVVIAGQTTWNLPEKDDEEKDRGSGLKTLVMKISSLFAAFLFGIIVVAMFRPYAEESVQQLRTRFTASIASGLLGVALLVVSLVVLVFAILSAMAGLILVSGDLAPIGALVMIFSILMLPITSFAGISGAIMFYSGKIVIALVIGYLILARAKPGTSMLSKSAMFLGLAILTALFFVPILGTVVYLAASVIGFGAILLGIKSCRQHHGMPRSDQSQAST; this is translated from the coding sequence ATGAGACTTTCAGGTATCCTCAGATTTCGTTGGTCGTTCTTTGTGATAGCTGTAACGCTCCTGGCGGCGGCATGTGTAGCTACCGCGTCAGTCTTCAAGAAGGGGGACCATGTCGATATCGGGAAACTGGACATAATCGATGACGACGTCTATGCCTACGGCCAGCGGGTAACGGCCGATGGCATCATCAGCGGCGACCTGAGCGCCTTCGCCTACCAAGTAACCCTGACCGGAGAGGTGGGGCAGTCCGCTAACCTGTTCGGCCGTACTGTCCAGATGAACGGCAAGGTGAACGGCACGTTTCGAGGTGGCGCTGAAATGCTCACTTTGGCTGGTTACGTCAATCGTTCGGCCGTGTTGTTCGCCCGCGACGTTACTACGGATAAGGGCTCGGTTGTACAACGCGACCTCACCGTGTTCGGCGACCGCATCGAGTTGGCGGGCACGGTCACGGGGAATGTCTACGCATCCGGAGAGATCGTTCAGATCACCGGAGTTCTCACGGGCGATGTAAAGCTCAGAGCCAGCAAGATCATCATTTCGCCGCCGGCCACTATCGGAGGGAACCTAACATATATTTCCGAGAAGCCTGCGCAGATCGACACCACTGGCGGCGTCGTGATTGCCGGTCAGACCACCTGGAACCTGCCGGAGAAGGACGACGAAGAAAAGGACAGAGGAAGCGGGTTGAAAACTCTCGTGATGAAGATCTCCAGCCTGTTTGCGGCTTTCCTGTTTGGAATCATCGTGGTTGCCATGTTCCGTCCGTATGCAGAAGAATCGGTGCAACAGCTCCGGACGCGCTTTACAGCGTCGATTGCATCGGGGCTGCTTGGGGTCGCCCTGCTGGTGGTGAGCCTGGTTGTTCTGGTATTTGCCATTCTGTCGGCCATGGCCGGGCTGATACTGGTTTCTGGAGATCTGGCGCCAATCGGCGCGCTGGTGATGATATTCTCGATCTTGATGTTGCCCATCACCAGTTTTGCAGGTATCTCCGGCGCTATTATGTTCTATTCTGGGAAGATCGTAATTGCGTTGGTGATAGGATATTTGATCCTGGCCCGGGCCAAGCCCGGCACGAGCATGCTCAGCAAGTCCGCCATGTTCCTCGGACTGGCAATATTGACCGCACTATTCTTTGTCCCAATTTTGGGAACGGTGGTCTATTTGGCGGCGAGTGTGATCGGCTTCGGCGCCATCCTGCTCGGCATCAAGAGCTGCCGTCAACACCATGGGATGCCAAGGTCCGACCAGTCCCAAGCCTCCACTTAG
- a CDS encoding carbon starvation CstA family protein, protein MSLVLLAIVFLTVLTLAYRFYGGWVARQVSLDDAKPTPAHEVNDGRDYVPTRLIYLFPQHFSAIAAAGPIAGPIYACMSFGWLPCLLWIGLGVVLIGAVHDFSSLTASVRHGAGSIAEIVRQHLGKRAGIAIMLFIWITLVYVAVAFTAMIASSFVTAPEELQGIQTNFHPGGAVAAASVMYLLLSVVMGFVQRFLKPPMWLLTVIFVPGTLVVVWLGTYLSHVLQFGIGTWGILILAYCAVASVVPMWSLLQPRGYLGGFILFMALGLGVIGIFFGGYEIKQSAFTSWNIEGATGALFPFLFVTIACGACSGFHGLVCSGTTSKQVDRESHIRPVGYGAMLAEGFVAFISLVTIMIVSSSDIKGLGPATIYGRGLGEFLTLIIGKEHLGFAITFGAMAFSTFVFDTLDVCTRLGRYLLQELTGWRGRWGALFGTLVTVAIPLLLVWSSQEQGWRAYWTLFGAANQLLAAMTLLAVSVWLYKAGRRVAYVLLPMLFVLVITLWALVRLSISNFASSATSQVAIVNGVAAVTLICLALYLTVRSTLRLRQPAASS, encoded by the coding sequence ATGAGTCTTGTTCTCCTCGCGATTGTCTTCCTTACGGTCTTGACCCTGGCATATCGCTTTTATGGCGGCTGGGTGGCACGGCAGGTGAGTCTTGATGACGCCAAACCAACCCCTGCCCACGAGGTCAACGATGGTCGCGATTATGTCCCCACGCGACTAATCTATCTGTTTCCTCAGCATTTTTCTGCTATCGCGGCCGCGGGGCCGATCGCGGGGCCGATCTACGCGTGCATGTCGTTCGGATGGCTCCCCTGCCTTCTGTGGATCGGACTGGGCGTAGTCTTGATTGGAGCCGTGCATGATTTCTCGAGTCTCACGGCTTCGGTTCGACACGGCGCCGGGTCAATTGCGGAGATCGTCCGGCAACATCTCGGAAAACGGGCCGGCATTGCCATTATGCTATTCATCTGGATCACCCTCGTGTACGTCGCAGTGGCGTTCACCGCCATGATCGCATCGAGTTTTGTCACAGCGCCGGAGGAACTGCAGGGAATCCAGACCAATTTTCACCCAGGAGGTGCTGTTGCGGCGGCCAGTGTGATGTATCTGCTGCTCTCAGTCGTGATGGGGTTCGTTCAGCGGTTCCTCAAGCCCCCCATGTGGCTGTTGACCGTTATATTCGTCCCCGGAACGCTGGTTGTTGTGTGGCTGGGGACGTACTTGTCTCATGTGCTTCAATTTGGCATCGGAACATGGGGAATTCTGATACTGGCGTACTGCGCGGTCGCATCGGTAGTGCCGATGTGGTCGCTTCTGCAACCGCGCGGTTATCTCGGCGGGTTCATCCTTTTCATGGCGCTCGGTCTGGGCGTGATCGGCATCTTCTTCGGCGGTTACGAAATCAAACAGAGCGCGTTTACGTCGTGGAATATCGAGGGGGCCACCGGCGCGCTGTTTCCATTCCTGTTTGTCACTATCGCCTGTGGCGCCTGTTCGGGGTTCCACGGTCTGGTCTGTTCGGGGACAACATCGAAGCAGGTTGATCGCGAATCGCATATCCGACCGGTCGGATATGGGGCCATGCTGGCCGAGGGATTCGTGGCGTTTATCTCGCTGGTGACTATCATGATCGTTTCTTCGAGTGATATCAAAGGGCTCGGCCCGGCCACCATCTACGGTCGTGGGTTGGGGGAATTCCTGACACTGATAATCGGAAAAGAACATCTCGGATTCGCCATCACGTTCGGCGCGATGGCGTTCTCGACGTTCGTGTTCGACACGCTCGATGTCTGCACCCGTCTGGGACGCTACCTGCTTCAGGAACTGACCGGCTGGCGCGGACGATGGGGGGCCCTGTTCGGCACTCTGGTGACAGTCGCGATTCCGCTGCTCCTTGTCTGGTCCTCGCAGGAACAGGGCTGGCGGGCATATTGGACACTGTTCGGAGCCGCCAACCAGTTGCTTGCGGCAATGACGTTGCTTGCTGTCAGTGTATGGCTATACAAGGCCGGACGGCGAGTCGCCTACGTGTTGCTGCCGATGTTGTTTGTGCTGGTGATTACACTATGGGCGCTGGTCAGGCTGTCGATTTCTAACTTCGCGTCGTCGGCCACGAGCCAAGTGGCGATTGTGAATGGTGTTGCAGCGGTGACGCTGATTTGTTTGGCGCTGTATCTGACAGTCCGGTCGACTCTGCGGCTCAGACAGCCGGCTGCGAGCAGCTAA
- a CDS encoding glycosyltransferase, with translation MKRSLDAYESVVGPSTIRQLRQLGERLAGARVVNVNSTREGGGVAEILDWMVSLMIELGLDASWEVIDGNGKFFEITKSIHNGLQGQVAPLERADWDMYVETNAQNAERLRPLLEGADFVIIHDPQPAPLLQLCPARTGKWVWRAHIDISRPYRQTWKRLRTFVHGYDASIFSMAEFAQPLPHQQVIVAPSIDPLSDKNMDLTESETDRVRAEFKLDPDRPLLVQISRYDRFKDPLGVIQTYRLVKKVRPVQLVLAGGGANDDPEGKAILDEVLAAADGDPDIHVLLLPSNASRTINALQRLADIVLQKSTREGFGLTVTEALWKGKPVIGGDTGGIRLQVVNHHTGFLVSTPEGAAHRVRYLLDHRADALRMGQAGRGFVRENFLLSRHLREYLTLLLTLRQEREARMIFV, from the coding sequence ATGAAGCGTTCTCTTGACGCCTATGAATCGGTGGTGGGACCGTCGACGATCCGCCAGCTTCGCCAGCTCGGTGAACGCCTCGCCGGCGCTCGCGTGGTGAACGTAAACTCGACGCGTGAAGGAGGTGGCGTCGCGGAAATACTTGACTGGATGGTCTCGCTGATGATCGAACTGGGTCTGGATGCAAGCTGGGAAGTGATCGACGGCAACGGAAAGTTCTTTGAGATCACAAAGTCGATCCACAACGGTCTCCAGGGACAGGTGGCACCATTGGAGCGTGCTGATTGGGACATGTACGTGGAAACCAACGCGCAAAACGCGGAACGTTTGCGACCGCTTCTGGAAGGAGCCGATTTTGTCATCATACATGACCCGCAGCCGGCGCCCCTTTTGCAGTTATGCCCGGCCCGGACGGGAAAGTGGGTCTGGCGCGCACATATCGATATCAGCAGACCGTATCGTCAGACCTGGAAGCGGTTGCGGACATTCGTGCACGGATACGACGCCAGTATTTTTTCGATGGCCGAGTTTGCCCAGCCTTTGCCTCATCAGCAAGTTATCGTAGCGCCGAGTATTGATCCCCTCAGCGACAAAAACATGGATTTGACCGAAAGCGAGACGGATCGTGTCCGTGCGGAGTTCAAGCTCGACCCGGACCGGCCACTTTTGGTGCAGATATCGCGATACGACCGGTTCAAGGACCCCCTTGGGGTGATTCAGACGTATCGTCTCGTTAAGAAAGTGCGACCAGTGCAACTGGTGCTGGCAGGAGGCGGAGCCAACGACGATCCCGAAGGAAAGGCGATACTGGACGAGGTGCTCGCTGCCGCCGACGGTGACCCGGATATTCATGTGCTTCTGCTGCCGTCTAATGCCAGTCGCACCATCAACGCGCTGCAACGGCTCGCCGACATTGTGCTGCAGAAGTCGACCCGTGAAGGGTTCGGGCTGACAGTCACCGAAGCCCTCTGGAAAGGGAAGCCGGTGATCGGCGGCGACACCGGTGGAATCCGCCTGCAGGTGGTGAACCATCACACCGGTTTTCTAGTGTCGACGCCCGAGGGAGCGGCGCACCGCGTTCGATACCTGCTCGACCATAGGGCGGACGCCCTCCGGATGGGACAGGCGGGGCGAGGGTTTGTCAGAGAGAACTTTCTGTTGTCGCGGCATCTACGCGAATATCTTACATTGTTACTGACTCTTCGCCAGGAGCGCGAGGCTAGGATGATATTCGTTTAG